In one Pseudarthrobacter sp. NBSH8 genomic region, the following are encoded:
- a CDS encoding ABC transporter permease, whose protein sequence is MPEEHPPKHADQHPKPDAPTPAAGENAAGVAVDTAGGAISPSAVPASAQSGKLPGGPDTLVRKIFTGSGMVSVLAVLLALVIGGLLIATTDARVSATSAYLFARPTDFLFAVWDAATRSYVALFQGSVFNPKGSNLAVRFAPLMDTLTIATPLITAGLGVALAFRAGLFNIGAQGQIIMAGILAAWVGFALHLPLGLHLLLVLVAGIVGGALWGGLVGLLKARTGAHEVILTIMFNYIALYFLRYLLNTPAFQRPGESNPISPILDPTAIYPQIFGSQYRLHLGFVLAIAATVLVWWLLNRSTVGFEFRAVGANPKAALTAGINVPRSTILVMAIAGALAGMSGVAQVAGTEKVLTDGVAATYGFDAITVALLGRSTPWGTFAAGLLFGAFRAGAVQMQIQTGTPIDIVLVVQSLIVLFIAAPPLVRAVFGLNPRRKKPARAGKSQQAATTGGAA, encoded by the coding sequence ATGCCTGAAGAGCATCCCCCTAAGCATGCAGACCAGCACCCTAAACCGGACGCACCCACCCCGGCGGCCGGAGAAAACGCCGCCGGGGTGGCGGTGGACACGGCCGGCGGAGCCATCAGCCCTTCAGCCGTTCCTGCCAGCGCCCAAAGCGGAAAGCTGCCCGGGGGACCGGACACGCTGGTCCGGAAGATTTTCACCGGCAGCGGCATGGTCTCGGTCCTGGCGGTGCTGCTGGCCCTCGTCATAGGCGGGCTACTTATTGCCACCACGGACGCACGCGTCAGCGCCACCTCGGCCTACCTTTTCGCCCGGCCCACCGATTTCCTTTTTGCGGTCTGGGACGCTGCCACCCGGTCCTACGTGGCCTTGTTCCAAGGGTCCGTCTTCAACCCCAAGGGTTCGAACCTGGCCGTCCGGTTCGCGCCGCTGATGGACACCCTCACCATCGCCACGCCCCTCATCACGGCTGGCCTCGGCGTTGCGCTCGCATTCCGGGCAGGCCTGTTCAACATTGGTGCCCAAGGGCAGATCATTATGGCCGGCATCCTGGCGGCCTGGGTTGGTTTTGCCCTGCACCTTCCCCTGGGCCTGCACCTTTTGCTGGTGCTCGTTGCCGGCATCGTTGGTGGTGCGCTCTGGGGTGGCCTGGTTGGCCTTCTCAAAGCCCGGACCGGCGCCCACGAAGTCATCCTGACCATCATGTTCAACTACATCGCCCTCTACTTCCTGCGGTACCTGCTGAACACTCCGGCGTTCCAGCGCCCGGGGGAGTCCAACCCGATCTCGCCTATCCTGGATCCCACCGCGATCTACCCCCAGATTTTCGGCTCCCAGTACCGCCTGCACCTCGGCTTTGTCCTGGCCATCGCGGCCACCGTCCTGGTGTGGTGGCTGCTGAACCGTTCTACCGTCGGCTTTGAATTCCGGGCCGTCGGGGCCAACCCGAAGGCAGCGCTGACCGCGGGAATCAACGTCCCGCGGTCCACCATCCTGGTCATGGCAATAGCCGGTGCGCTCGCCGGAATGTCGGGCGTAGCCCAGGTGGCGGGCACGGAAAAGGTCCTTACCGATGGGGTGGCGGCGACGTACGGGTTTGACGCCATCACGGTGGCGCTGCTTGGACGTTCGACGCCGTGGGGCACCTTCGCTGCCGGCCTGCTGTTCGGTGCCTTCCGTGCCGGTGCCGTGCAGATGCAGATCCAGACCGGAACCCCCATCGACATTGTCCTGGTGGTCCAGTCGCTGATTGTCCTCTTTATCGCGGCACCTCCGTTGGTACGGGCAGTCTTCGGGCTGAACCCCCGACGCAAGAAACCGGCCAGGGCCGGAAAATCCCAGCAGGCAGCAACCACCGGAGGCGCAGCGTGA
- a CDS encoding ABC transporter permease produces the protein MSATATSPVPGRGTPGTAPESSDAQAASGKPVLWKTPVLLSGLGLVAFIFFGLMGSAQTARFGVSTGGDFFQLPALEVPAMPGGIVLSVLMLGLAAYAVYLKTKAWPVPAWLTITFTVLFVAAFLIWVVGGARTPSISLAGLIAGSVTLAVPLVFGSLSGVLCERVGVVNIAIEGQLLGGAFTAAIVASITQSPFVGLLAAAVAGAAVSMVLAVFSIKYLVNQIIVGVVLNVLVSGVTGFLFSTVMQADKARFNSPPGLDIVEVPILSGIPILGPILFKQSVVGYLMYVAVIVVWVGLFKTRWGLRVRAVGEHPQAADTMGINVNATRFWNVTLGGAIAGIGGSFFTLVAIDSFTKEISGGRGFIALAALIFGRWNPIGAFFAALLFGFADNLQSIVTIIGTPVPSQFMAMLPYLVTVLAVAGLVGRSRPPAASGIPYVKG, from the coding sequence GTGAGCGCAACAGCAACATCGCCCGTGCCGGGACGCGGAACGCCCGGAACAGCGCCGGAGTCCAGCGACGCTCAGGCCGCGTCCGGCAAACCGGTGCTTTGGAAAACTCCAGTCCTGCTGTCGGGGCTGGGACTCGTGGCCTTCATTTTCTTCGGCCTGATGGGGTCAGCGCAGACCGCCAGGTTCGGAGTTTCCACCGGCGGGGATTTCTTCCAACTCCCTGCGCTGGAAGTTCCGGCGATGCCGGGCGGTATTGTCCTCTCGGTCCTCATGCTTGGGCTGGCGGCCTACGCCGTCTATCTGAAGACCAAGGCCTGGCCGGTCCCGGCCTGGCTGACCATCACCTTTACGGTGCTGTTCGTGGCAGCCTTCCTGATCTGGGTAGTGGGCGGTGCCCGGACGCCCAGCATTTCGCTGGCCGGGCTCATCGCCGGTTCGGTCACCCTGGCCGTCCCGCTGGTTTTCGGCTCACTGTCCGGCGTATTGTGCGAACGCGTCGGGGTGGTCAACATCGCGATCGAAGGCCAACTCCTGGGCGGTGCCTTCACCGCGGCAATCGTTGCCAGCATTACACAGAGCCCCTTCGTGGGACTGCTCGCGGCTGCTGTGGCCGGCGCAGCGGTGTCCATGGTGCTCGCTGTGTTCAGCATCAAGTACCTGGTCAACCAGATTATCGTCGGCGTAGTACTCAACGTCCTGGTTTCCGGTGTCACGGGCTTCCTGTTCAGCACCGTTATGCAGGCGGATAAAGCCAGGTTCAACTCACCGCCCGGCCTGGACATCGTAGAGGTTCCCATTCTCTCCGGCATCCCGATCCTCGGTCCCATCCTGTTTAAGCAGTCTGTGGTGGGCTACCTGATGTACGTTGCCGTCATTGTTGTATGGGTTGGGCTGTTCAAAACCAGATGGGGCCTGCGGGTCCGGGCCGTGGGGGAACACCCGCAGGCCGCCGACACAATGGGCATTAATGTTAATGCGACGCGTTTTTGGAACGTCACGCTGGGGGGCGCCATCGCCGGTATCGGCGGTTCATTCTTCACGCTCGTGGCCATCGACAGCTTCACGAAGGAGATTTCCGGCGGACGAGGCTTCATTGCACTCGCCGCGCTGATTTTCGGACGCTGGAACCCCATAGGTGCCTTTTTCGCCGCCCTGTTGTTTGGCTTCGCAGACAACCTGCAGAGCATTGTGACTATCATCGGAACCCCGGTGCCGAGCCAGTTCATGGCCATGCTGCCCTACCTGGTGACAGTGCTGGCCGTGGCCGGGCTGGTGGGCCGGTCCAGGCCACCGGCGGCCAGCGGCATCCCGTACGTCAAAGGATGA
- a CDS encoding cytidine deaminase — protein sequence MEQHRASLGVDWRALEAAAVDAMKKAYVPYSKFPVGAAAITEDGRLVSGCNVENASYGLTLCAECALVGNLHMTGGGLLRAFYCVDSAGNVLMPCGRCRQLLYEFRAPDMELMTTHGIKTMDQVLPDAFGPQNLEDPR from the coding sequence ATGGAACAGCATCGGGCTTCGCTCGGCGTCGATTGGCGGGCCCTCGAGGCGGCGGCCGTAGACGCCATGAAGAAGGCCTATGTCCCGTATTCGAAGTTTCCGGTGGGGGCCGCGGCCATCACGGAGGACGGCAGGCTGGTCAGCGGCTGCAACGTGGAGAACGCCAGCTACGGGCTCACCCTGTGCGCTGAATGCGCACTGGTGGGAAACCTGCACATGACCGGCGGTGGGTTGCTGCGCGCCTTCTACTGTGTGGACTCCGCCGGAAACGTCCTGATGCCGTGTGGCCGCTGCCGGCAACTTCTCTATGAATTCCGCGCCCCCGACATGGAGCTTATGACCACCCACGGCATCAAAACCATGGACCAGGTGCTGCCCGACGCCTTTGGTCCCCAAAACCTGGAGGACCCAAGGTGA